CGGCAGCCAACTGGATCCGTAACAGACGGCTCGAACGATGCCGGAGGGAGCTGAAGGACCCAGTACACTCCTATCGCTCAATCAGCTCGATCGCAGCAAAGTGGGGCTTTGCCGATGCCGCGCACTTCAGCCGCCTGTTCCGAACCGCATTTGGAGAGACACCAAGCAATTATCGTGAGCGGTAGGAACGGAGTCAGGAATCCACGGCTTGCGATGACCTGTTGATTCCAAGTGTGCGCTCGTCTCCTACTAGTACTGCACTCGCATCCATGGCAACGCCGCGGTTTCGAACCCATATTTGAAGGGAGCGCCATTGCTGTAAAGGCGGAATACCGTGAAAGGTCAATGATGACGAACACTCCCTTTGATTTCATCGTGGTCGGTGCCGGATCTGCCGGATCCGTCCTCGCCCGCCGCCTCGTGGATGACGGCAAGAAGGTCGCTGTGCTTGAGGCCGGAGGAGCAGACAGCAACCCGATGATCGCCGACCTCACCTCCCTGGCAGGGCTATGGCATGGACCCGAGGACTGGGACTACTTCACAACCGAGCAGGAGCACTGTTCCGGACGTAGACTCCATCTGCCGCGCGGGAAAGTCCTTGGAGGATCCCATGCCCTCAATGCCGCCATCTGGGTCCGCGGGGCGAAGCAGGACTATGACAACTGGGCCTACCTTGGCAACCCTGGTTGGTCCTGGGAAGACGTACTGCCCGTGTTCAAGGAGATCGAAAACTACGACGGCGGCGCCTCGGAGACCCGCGGCGGCTCAGGGCTGCTGGACGTGGTGAAGGGATTCCCAATGAATCCTGTGCAGGACTCCATTATCGAAGCCGCGCAGGAAATCGGCATCAAATTCAATGAGGATTACAACAGCGGCGACGTCGAGGGCGCGTCCAAGATGCAGCTGAACATCCGCGACGGCAAGCGGTTCAACACCTGGCACGCCTACCTCAAGCCCATAGTGGGCCACGAGAATCTCCACCTGATTACTGGCGCACACGTCCGGCGTCTGGTAATCGAGGCAGGCACCGTCACCGGCGTCCAGTATGAGAAGGATGGGACGCTGCACACGCTGGAGGCGACCGAGACCGTCCTGACGGCCGGGGCCCTCAACTCTCCGGAGTTGCTGTTGCGCTCCGGCGTGGGCCCGGCGGAGGAACTGCGCCTCGCGGGCGTGGAGCCTGTCCATGAACTTCCGGGGGTGGGCAGGAATCTTCAGGATCACTTCCTTTCCCCTGTGATTTACACGACCACCAAGAGGGGAGTCCCCTTCCCCGAAACTGGACCGGCCGAGACACATCTCTTCTGGAAGAGCGAACCGGACCTGGCGGTACCGGACACCCAGCCCATCCACTTCTCCTTCCCGATGTACGATCCCGAATGGATGGAAGGTCCGGAAAACGGATTCACGCTTATGGCCGGTCTCGTCAGGCCCGTGAGCCGCGGAGCCCTCAAACTCTCCGGCGTTGGCCCCGAGGATCCTCTGCTGATTGACCTGGGTGCCTTGCGTGAGGAGCAGGACCTTAAGGCCCTTGTTGCCTCGGTTCGGCAGTGCCGTGAGCTTGGTCGTGCGCCGGCGCTGGCCCAGTGGGGCGCCGTGGAGCTCTACCCGGGACCCAATGTGTCCGATGACGAGCTCGAAGAATATGTACGCAGGACCGTGATCACGTACCACCACCAGGTCGGAACCTGCAAAATGGGTGTCGACGCCGACGCCGTCGTTGACCCGCGGACCCTAAGGGTGAGGGGCCTGGCGGGGATCCGTGTCGCGGACGCCTCTGTCATGCCGCTGGTGACCACGGGCAACACGAATGCACCGACGATTATGATTGCAGAGCGGGCTGCGAAGTTTATTAGGGCTCAACAAAGCGGCCATGCCAAGGGTGACAGCCACGCCCTGCTGGAAGAAAACCAGGCCGATTTCGTGGGAGCGCCATGAGTGAGGACAGGCCGGAGACCGAGAGCCTCTGCGGAGATTACGGGAACCTCGCTGCCTGGTGACACTGGCACAGTTGAGGAGGCGATGCCCCATCGCTGGTGGGGGCATCGCCTCTTGGTCAATTAGCGCGTCACCGAAGACCACGGTTGCTCGCCGGCAGATCACCTCTCTCGGTTCCAGTGGCGTCGGACAGTGGTGCCCTACTCCTCTTTGGCAAAC
This genomic window from Arthrobacter sp. 24S4-2 contains:
- a CDS encoding GMC family oxidoreductase → MMTNTPFDFIVVGAGSAGSVLARRLVDDGKKVAVLEAGGADSNPMIADLTSLAGLWHGPEDWDYFTTEQEHCSGRRLHLPRGKVLGGSHALNAAIWVRGAKQDYDNWAYLGNPGWSWEDVLPVFKEIENYDGGASETRGGSGLLDVVKGFPMNPVQDSIIEAAQEIGIKFNEDYNSGDVEGASKMQLNIRDGKRFNTWHAYLKPIVGHENLHLITGAHVRRLVIEAGTVTGVQYEKDGTLHTLEATETVLTAGALNSPELLLRSGVGPAEELRLAGVEPVHELPGVGRNLQDHFLSPVIYTTTKRGVPFPETGPAETHLFWKSEPDLAVPDTQPIHFSFPMYDPEWMEGPENGFTLMAGLVRPVSRGALKLSGVGPEDPLLIDLGALREEQDLKALVASVRQCRELGRAPALAQWGAVELYPGPNVSDDELEEYVRRTVITYHHQVGTCKMGVDADAVVDPRTLRVRGLAGIRVADASVMPLVTTGNTNAPTIMIAERAAKFIRAQQSGHAKGDSHALLEENQADFVGAP